The proteins below come from a single Mya arenaria isolate MELC-2E11 chromosome 8, ASM2691426v1 genomic window:
- the LOC128244543 gene encoding histone-lysine N-methyltransferase SETMAR-like, producing the protein MIQKTFAGLKISRTRVFEWYRCFRDGRSSVEDEKGRGRKSSVDATLVASVKDVIYRDRRTTIRDVCNINGYSFGTVQRVITEQLNMKRVSARWIPRLLTDEHRTKWINASRKFLKRYRREGEAFLNRIITCDETWIYLFDPETNEQSRQWKTPGSPTPKKAKVTSTTGKQMYIFFADRHGMIRQHAVPIVI; encoded by the coding sequence ATGATACAGAAGACGTTTGCAGGACTGAAGATATCTCGGACTCGGGTTTTTGAGTGGTATCGGTGCTTTCGTGACGGCAGATCGTCTGTGGAAGATGAAAAGGGGCGTGGTCGTAAGAGTTCCGTAGACGCAACGTTAGTGGCATCTGTAAAGGACGTTATCTACAGAGATAGGCGGACAACAATACGAGATGTTTGTAACATAAATGGTTATAGTTTCGGTACAGTCCAGAGAGTTATTACTGAACAACTGAACATGAAAAGGGTCAGTGCTAGGTGGATACCCCGCCTACTAACAGATGAACACCGGACAAAATGGATTAATGCCTCCAGGAAGTTTTTAAAACGTTATCGACGGGAAGGGGAGGCTTTCTTGAACCGCATTATCACCTGTGACGAGACCTGGATTTACCTGTTTGATCCTGAGACTAACGAGCAGTCTCGTCAGTGGAAGACTCCGGGATCACCGACACCTAAGAAGGCCAAAGTTACCAGCACAACAGGCAAgcaaatgtacattttctttgCCGACCGCCATGGGATGATTCGACAACACGCAGTGCCGATTGTTATATGA
- the LOC128242532 gene encoding uncharacterized protein LOC128242532, with protein sequence MEADAISDAEKVRVYATGELGNHNPRSLMNTLWLNTTTHFGISGGGTEHRQLMWENIQLGIEGTEENLKFNERQTKTRTGSDINNVRRQKPRMYATCTERCPVVTYKQYADHRPVNFSADDHPFYLAVVTNKVHPVEHEQWFLAAAKGRNKLDPFMKKMA encoded by the exons ATGGAAGCAGACGCCATCAGTGATGCCGAAAAAGTTCGAGTGTATGCAACCGGGGAACTTGGAAATCACAACCCAAGAAGCTTGATGAACACTCTCTGGTTAAATACAACCACCCACTTTGGAATAAGTGGTGGAGGCACCGAACATAg GCAACTGATGTGGGAAAATATTCAGCTGGGAATAGAGGGCACTGAGGAAAACTTGAAATTCAATGAGCGCCAGACAAAAACCAGGACTGGTAgtgatataaataatgtacGCCGACAAAAACCCAGGATGTATGCCACTTGCACTGAAAGGTGTCCAGTGGTTACATACAAACAGTACGCTGACCACAGACCAGTGAACTTTTCCG CCGATGATCATCCTTTCTATCTGGCAGTGGTAACCAACAAGGTCCACCCTGTGGAGCATGAACAGTGGTTCCTGGCCGCTGCCAAAGGTCGTAATAAGCTAGACCCCTTCATGAAAAAGATGGCCTAA
- the LOC128244545 gene encoding uncharacterized protein LOC128244545: MLYLYRVNSVGGHGRDAGEVKKKWIDLKSVVKKKVMGQLHGHKQTGGGEPIEMNIKDWEEKVLATIPKVSVSGIEGGIDTSEQLNGIMSSEVPATSLEVKTGEVSSPEGTGSDITPGPSSTAKRKLEEPGKSEKKKKKMEEEDLSLRMVLAQEQTNSILKEISNSLKEIVNLKRGEQQFSVFEQ, from the exons ATGTTATACCTTTATAGAGTAAACAGTGTTGGTGGGCATGGCCGGGACGCTGGAGAAGTGAAGAAAAAATGGATCGACTTGAAg TCTGTAGTGAAAAAGAAGGTCATGGGGCAGCTTCACGGCCACAAACAAACCGGAGGTGGCGAGCCCATTGAGATGAACATTAAGGATTGGGAGGAGAAG GTCCTTGCAACCATACCAAAGGTGTCTGTTTCTGGGATAGAAGGGGGGATCGACACTAGTG AACAATTGAATGGCATCATGTCTTCAGAGGTCCCGGCAACTTCACTTGAGGTCAAGACAGGAGAGGTCTCATCACCAGAAGGAACAGGGAGTG aCATCACACCAGGACCATCCTCAACAGCCAAGAGAAAGTTGGAGGAGCCTGGGAAGAgcgaaaagaagaaaaagaaaatggagGAAGAGGATTTAAGTCTGAGGATGGTTCTTGCTCAGGAGCAAACAAActcaatattaaaagaaataagcaaCAGCTTAAAAGAAATTGTTAATCTAAAAAGAGGCGAACAACAATTTAGTGTTTTTGAACAATAA
- the LOC128242534 gene encoding putative nuclease HARBI1, protein PNLSVKRKLPSARDEVLRTKVGFFRKCRIPNIIGAVDGTLVPILAPKDNGVAFICRNGYHSINVMAVCDHEMRFTDNVARWPGSQHDAAVFDVDD, encoded by the exons cctaactTGTCAGTGAAAAGAAA gTTACCATCCGCAAGAGATGAGGTATTAAGGACAAAAGTGGGATTTTTCAGGAAGTGCAGGATACCCAACATCATAG GAGCAGTGGATGGAACATTGGTCCCTATTCTTGCTCCTAAGGACAATGGGGTTGCCTTCATATGCAGGAACGGTTACCATTCCATCAATGTCATGGCTGTATGTGACCATGAAATGag ATTCACTGACAATGTAGCCAGATGGCCAGGTTCCCAGCATGATGCAGCCGTGTTTGATGTTGATGACTAA